A stretch of the Mesorhizobium huakuii genome encodes the following:
- a CDS encoding phospholipase D-like domain-containing protein — protein MNRRASIILALIGLAALAGCTGTGRNTCDLLPGQEACARPSLSAGTPGPRVAASQFFGDAGSSDYERRFLALLAHNQLDAMDRANGTGPFGRNRRDVQNNDFQATYSTLLQLAGPVAKAHLPPASGGSGEGYFDGRWRVSRQTLYIDAAARPLAPKTFDFSGLQARSTEIVLRQAGKQPADIEGTCDGPLAIRAAGASRTIAAGAAFRFRLSGEDDTVSLFPSDSLNRCTVRIRSSLAPAGAPLTIRREETADPTLASIDSRYERCPVPDSAGLDALERAFYASRWLSQTCALPIGQPKLLRKSRDGFNAKVEALMGAPLSDAAIDKGDPELPLDFSRAPRLKLIYLSSLEFKADFSGCIMERLIRHHAALGTKVRIMVTDVLEREKDDAMLHRLAAEFPNVELQEYRWRADHGAPIDEQISQLHKTHHIKMLATLAEVPARSRVIIGGRNIHDGFLFHSPIDLSRYPDLQQYGKTDGLSLNYYSNWSDFDIEFADKATVETLAAHLSTIWLRDADTNLARPFSIPVRGDGRPRGNARHFISVPYEDDHALEAYFVELVDAAQHHIQIVNPYLNLTPSLAQAVDRALARGVKIDIVGRIDLKGDIGGRFLTALNKLFVEKYGDRINIREFKAPDVVLHSKIMMIDERLVAISSVNLNNRSFFHDSENGMTVLDPAFYVRMKPIYDDYLAHSNPVATKVTIPWAYRLLFDEAWVRQAF, from the coding sequence GTGAACCGACGCGCCTCCATCATCCTTGCCCTCATCGGGCTGGCCGCCCTTGCCGGTTGTACCGGCACAGGCCGTAATACCTGCGATCTCCTGCCGGGACAGGAGGCCTGCGCGCGGCCCTCTCTGTCGGCAGGCACGCCCGGGCCGCGGGTCGCGGCGTCGCAGTTTTTCGGCGATGCCGGCAGCAGCGACTACGAAAGACGCTTCCTGGCGCTGCTTGCCCACAATCAGCTCGACGCCATGGACCGCGCCAACGGCACCGGCCCGTTCGGGCGCAACCGGCGCGACGTGCAGAACAATGACTTCCAGGCAACCTATTCGACGCTGCTGCAACTGGCCGGACCAGTCGCCAAGGCGCATCTGCCGCCGGCCAGTGGCGGCAGCGGCGAGGGCTATTTCGACGGCCGCTGGCGGGTGTCGCGACAGACGCTTTACATCGACGCGGCAGCGCGGCCCTTGGCTCCCAAGACTTTCGATTTCTCCGGCCTACAGGCACGCAGCACCGAGATCGTCCTGCGCCAAGCGGGCAAGCAGCCTGCCGACATCGAGGGCACCTGCGACGGTCCTCTGGCGATCCGCGCCGCCGGCGCCTCGCGCACCATCGCCGCCGGCGCGGCGTTTCGCTTTCGCCTGTCCGGCGAAGACGACACGGTCAGCCTGTTTCCAAGCGACAGCCTGAACCGCTGCACGGTAAGAATCCGCTCCAGCCTTGCGCCGGCCGGCGCGCCGCTCACCATCCGGCGCGAAGAGACCGCCGATCCGACACTCGCCAGCATCGACAGCCGCTATGAGCGTTGCCCGGTCCCCGACAGCGCCGGCCTCGACGCGCTCGAGCGCGCCTTCTATGCCAGCCGCTGGCTGTCGCAGACCTGCGCCCTGCCGATCGGCCAGCCCAAGCTGCTGCGCAAGTCGCGCGACGGCTTCAACGCCAAGGTCGAGGCGCTGATGGGCGCGCCGCTGTCGGATGCGGCAATAGACAAGGGCGATCCGGAGCTGCCGCTCGATTTCTCCAGGGCGCCAAGGCTGAAGCTGATCTATCTGTCCTCGCTCGAATTCAAGGCCGACTTTTCCGGCTGCATCATGGAACGGCTGATCCGTCATCATGCCGCCCTTGGCACCAAGGTGCGCATCATGGTCACCGACGTGCTGGAGCGCGAGAAGGACGACGCCATGCTGCACCGGCTGGCGGCCGAGTTCCCCAATGTCGAACTGCAGGAATACCGCTGGCGCGCCGATCATGGCGCGCCGATCGACGAGCAGATCTCACAACTGCACAAGACCCATCATATCAAGATGCTGGCGACGCTGGCTGAGGTCCCCGCGCGCTCGCGCGTCATCATCGGCGGCCGCAACATCCATGACGGATTCCTGTTCCACAGCCCGATCGACCTGTCGCGTTATCCGGACCTGCAGCAATACGGCAAGACCGACGGGCTTTCGCTGAACTACTATTCGAACTGGAGCGACTTCGACATCGAGTTCGCCGACAAGGCGACGGTCGAGACGCTTGCCGCGCATCTGTCGACGATATGGTTGCGCGACGCCGACACCAATCTGGCGCGCCCCTTCTCCATCCCGGTTCGCGGCGATGGCCGCCCCCGAGGCAACGCCCGGCATTTCATTTCGGTGCCCTATGAGGACGACCATGCGCTGGAGGCCTATTTCGTCGAGCTGGTCGATGCCGCCCAACACCACATCCAGATCGTCAACCCCTACCTCAATCTGACGCCGAGCCTCGCCCAGGCCGTTGACCGGGCACTTGCCCGTGGCGTCAAGATCGACATTGTCGGCCGCATCGATCTCAAGGGCGATATTGGCGGCAGGTTCCTCACCGCGCTCAACAAGCTGTTCGTCGAGAAGTATGGCGACCGCATCAACATCCGCGAGTTCAAGGCGCCCGACGTGGTGCTGCATTCCAAGATCATGATGATCGACGAAAGGCTGGTCGCCATCTCCTCGGTCAATCTCAACAACCGCAGCTTCTTCCACGATTCAGAGAACGGCATGACGGTGCTCGATCCCGCCTTCTACGTCAGGATGAAGCCGATCTATGACGACTACCTCGCCCACTCGAACCCGGTCGCCACCAAGGTGACGATCCCCTGGGCCTACCGGCTGCTCTTTGACGAGGCTTGGGTCAGGCAGGCGTTCTGA
- a CDS encoding D-amino acid dehydrogenase: MKIMVLGGGVIGVTTAYYLAGAGHEVTVLDRQKGPALETSFANAGEISPGYASPWAGPGIPLKAIKWLLMKHGPLVVRPAFDPHMWTWLVKMLRNCTAERYAINKSRMVPLAEYSRDTLKALREATGITYDERTQGTLQLFRTQKQLDGTGGDVEVLKKYGVPYEILDQDGCIAAEPALAGVREKFVGGLRLPHDETGDCKMFTEKLAELCVARGVTFEYDTTIWRVIRSRNRIANLSTSKGFKASEAYVMALGSYSAGFMRRMKRSIPVYPVKGYSITVPIKDAALAPVSTVMDETYKVAITRLGDRIRVGGTAEISGFDLRLHESRRRTLEHSVGDLFAGAGAMREATFWCGLRPMTPDGPPLIGRTELSNLFLNTGHGTLGWTMACGSAKVLADIMSNKVPDIDARALAQERYLK; this comes from the coding sequence ATGAAGATCATGGTGCTGGGCGGTGGCGTCATCGGGGTGACCACGGCCTATTATCTTGCCGGGGCTGGTCACGAGGTGACGGTGCTCGACCGCCAGAAAGGCCCGGCGCTGGAAACCAGCTTCGCCAATGCCGGCGAGATTTCGCCCGGCTATGCCTCGCCCTGGGCCGGGCCCGGCATTCCGCTGAAGGCGATCAAATGGCTGTTGATGAAGCATGGGCCATTGGTGGTGCGGCCGGCCTTCGACCCGCATATGTGGACCTGGCTGGTCAAGATGCTGCGCAACTGCACGGCCGAGCGCTATGCGATCAACAAGTCGCGCATGGTGCCGCTCGCCGAATACAGCCGCGACACGCTGAAGGCGCTGCGCGAAGCAACCGGCATCACTTATGACGAGCGCACCCAGGGCACGCTGCAGCTGTTTCGCACGCAAAAGCAGCTCGACGGCACCGGCGGCGATGTCGAGGTGCTGAAGAAATATGGCGTGCCCTACGAGATCCTCGACCAGGACGGCTGCATCGCGGCGGAGCCGGCGCTGGCCGGTGTGCGCGAGAAGTTCGTCGGGGGGCTGCGGCTGCCGCATGACGAGACCGGCGACTGCAAGATGTTCACCGAGAAACTGGCCGAACTCTGCGTCGCGCGCGGCGTCACGTTCGAATACGACACGACGATCTGGCGCGTTATCCGCAGCCGCAACCGCATCGCCAATCTCAGCACCAGCAAGGGGTTCAAGGCTTCAGAAGCCTATGTGATGGCGCTGGGCAGCTACTCGGCCGGCTTCATGCGCCGGATGAAACGGTCGATCCCGGTCTATCCGGTCAAGGGCTATTCGATCACCGTGCCGATCAAGGATGCCGCCCTGGCGCCGGTGTCGACCGTGATGGATGAGACCTATAAGGTGGCGATCACCCGGCTGGGCGACCGCATCCGCGTCGGCGGCACGGCCGAGATTTCCGGCTTCGACCTCAGGCTGCACGAATCGCGGCGCCGCACGCTCGAACATTCGGTCGGCGATCTCTTTGCGGGCGCCGGCGCCATGCGCGAGGCGACCTTCTGGTGCGGACTTCGGCCGATGACGCCGGATGGCCCGCCGCTGATCGGCCGCACCGAGCTTTCCAATCTCTTCCTCAACACCGGCCATGGCACGCTCGGCTGGACCATGGCCTGCGGCTCGGCCAAGGTGCTGGCCGACATCATGTCGAACAAGGTGCCCGACATCGATGCCCGTGCGCTGGCGCAGGAACGTTACCTGAAATAG
- the alr gene encoding alanine racemase codes for MNDAVNPTAAKTVTDWPVSEAAAGAILTIDLGAIRENYRRLKARLGGVRCAGVVKADGYGLGAAQVASALIKDGCDIFFVALLAEGVKLRKAIGGGPDIYVLNGLPPGSEPEAVAAGLCAVVNSVGQLKAWSAAARAAGRKLPAAVQVDSGMSRLGMAPSEVEALAGDADAFEGIDIRYVMSHLACADEPRHSANEQQRQAFERLRAMLPEAPASLANSSGIFLGQPYHYHLARPGAALYGINPTPGEPNPMLPVVRLRAKVAQTRRVEKGTGVGYGHTYHAEGPLSLATISFGYADGWLRRSTSAAWFEGVRLPFLGRVSMDSIILDVSALLPGKLREGDLVELLGPSQSVDDAAGHAGTIGYEILASLGPRFHRHYVNG; via the coding sequence ATGAACGACGCCGTCAACCCGACTGCAGCGAAAACCGTCACCGATTGGCCGGTCAGCGAAGCGGCGGCTGGCGCGATCCTGACCATCGATCTCGGCGCGATCCGTGAAAATTACAGGCGGCTGAAGGCACGGCTGGGTGGCGTGCGCTGCGCTGGCGTGGTCAAGGCCGACGGCTACGGCCTCGGTGCCGCCCAAGTGGCATCGGCACTCATCAAGGATGGTTGCGATATCTTCTTCGTCGCGCTGCTGGCCGAAGGCGTCAAGCTGCGCAAGGCGATCGGGGGCGGGCCCGACATTTACGTGCTGAACGGGCTGCCGCCGGGTTCCGAACCGGAAGCGGTGGCAGCCGGCCTCTGCGCGGTCGTCAACAGTGTCGGACAGTTGAAAGCCTGGAGTGCTGCGGCACGCGCTGCCGGCCGAAAGCTGCCGGCGGCGGTTCAGGTCGACAGCGGCATGTCGCGGCTCGGTATGGCGCCGTCCGAAGTCGAGGCACTGGCCGGAGATGCCGATGCTTTCGAAGGCATCGACATCCGGTATGTGATGAGCCATCTGGCCTGCGCCGACGAGCCGCGCCATTCGGCCAATGAACAACAGCGGCAGGCCTTCGAGCGGCTGCGCGCCATGCTGCCCGAGGCGCCCGCCTCGCTTGCCAACTCTTCCGGCATTTTTCTCGGGCAGCCCTACCATTACCACCTCGCCCGGCCGGGAGCGGCGCTCTACGGCATCAATCCCACGCCTGGCGAGCCCAATCCGATGCTGCCTGTCGTGCGGCTGCGGGCCAAGGTGGCGCAGACGCGCCGCGTCGAAAAAGGCACCGGCGTCGGCTACGGCCATACCTATCACGCGGAAGGCCCGCTGAGCCTGGCGACGATCTCGTTCGGCTATGCGGATGGCTGGCTGCGTCGCTCCACTTCGGCGGCGTGGTTCGAAGGGGTGCGCCTGCCTTTCCTCGGCCGTGTGTCGATGGATTCGATCATTCTCGACGTCTCCGCCTTGCTGCCCGGCAAACTGCGCGAGGGCGATCTGGTCGAGCTGCTCGGTCCTTCGCAGAGCGTCGACGATGCCGCCGGCCATGCCGGCACCATCGGCTATGAAATCCTGGCCAGCCTCGGCCCGCGCTTTCATAGGCATTACGTCAATGGATAG
- a CDS encoding RNA pyrophosphohydrolase → MPKTKIVDRETLPYRPCVGLMILNGDGLVWVGHRIAEPDSEFAGTTQLWQMPQGGIDKGEEPLQAAERELYEETGMRSVSLLAEAPDWINYDLPDHLVGIAFKGRYRGQTQKWFAFRFHGDVSEIQINPPPGGHTAEFDKWSWRPMRDLPDLIVPFKRKVYEDVVAAFSHLAR, encoded by the coding sequence ATGCCGAAGACGAAAATCGTCGACCGTGAAACGCTGCCCTACCGTCCCTGTGTCGGGCTGATGATCCTCAATGGCGATGGCCTGGTCTGGGTCGGGCATCGCATTGCCGAGCCCGACAGCGAATTCGCGGGCACGACGCAGCTCTGGCAGATGCCGCAAGGCGGCATCGACAAGGGCGAGGAGCCGCTGCAGGCGGCCGAGCGGGAGCTCTACGAGGAGACCGGCATGCGCAGCGTCTCGCTGCTCGCCGAGGCGCCGGACTGGATCAATTATGATCTGCCGGACCACCTCGTCGGCATTGCCTTCAAGGGGCGCTATCGCGGCCAGACGCAGAAATGGTTCGCCTTCCGCTTCCATGGCGATGTGAGCGAGATCCAGATCAATCCGCCGCCGGGCGGCCACACCGCCGAATTCGACAAATGGTCGTGGCGGCCGATGCGGGATCTGCCCGACCTGATCGTGCCGTTCAAGCGCAAGGTCTATGAAGACGTGGTGGCGGCGTTCAGCCATCTGGCGCGCTAG
- a CDS encoding divergent polysaccharide deacetylase family protein: MADIGKDIERPLGQTVQAPRAAGKVSAGVIVSTIVVLAVVGVSAAIALREKPFRKPQEVAVSTPKVTAAAEPAAAPSALAPVAAPKVETPTKTGGPQIIHVQKEEGDGPPQAAIVIRDPSSIGQNLKIAHLPDKALIETSDAGPLPIRSADGRRPFDVYARPWSGARGARVAIVIGGLAVSQTGTQAAIAKLPAEVTLAFAPQGNSIGRWMQAARQSGHEIVMQVPLEPFDYPNVNPGRNTLTVAASAEENLKNLHWALSRTTNYTGVMNYMGARFSADTAAMEPFMAELGKRGLAYIDDGSSARSLAPDLALKDGVPFVAGDMAIDAVQDRGAILKKLDSLEATARAKGSAVGIGSAFDLTVDTVSSWIAEAKKRGIEIVPISAVAIDPQRVSHRKMAGETD, from the coding sequence TTGGCTGATATCGGCAAGGACATCGAACGCCCGCTTGGACAGACCGTCCAGGCGCCGCGCGCCGCCGGCAAGGTCAGTGCGGGCGTGATCGTGTCGACAATTGTCGTGCTGGCGGTGGTTGGCGTGTCCGCCGCGATCGCGCTCCGGGAAAAGCCGTTTCGCAAGCCGCAAGAGGTCGCCGTTTCGACGCCGAAGGTGACGGCGGCGGCCGAGCCCGCTGCCGCGCCATCCGCTTTGGCCCCGGTCGCGGCACCAAAGGTTGAAACGCCAACCAAGACCGGTGGTCCGCAGATCATCCATGTGCAGAAGGAGGAGGGCGATGGTCCGCCGCAGGCGGCTATCGTCATTCGCGATCCGTCGAGCATTGGGCAGAACCTGAAGATTGCGCATCTTCCCGACAAGGCGCTGATCGAAACCAGCGACGCCGGACCCTTGCCGATACGCTCCGCCGATGGCAGGCGGCCGTTCGATGTCTATGCACGGCCGTGGTCCGGCGCGCGCGGTGCGCGGGTGGCAATCGTCATCGGTGGACTTGCCGTGTCGCAGACCGGCACCCAGGCGGCCATCGCCAAGCTGCCGGCGGAAGTGACGCTGGCTTTCGCGCCGCAAGGCAACAGCATCGGCCGCTGGATGCAGGCCGCCCGGCAGAGCGGCCATGAGATCGTCATGCAGGTGCCGCTCGAACCGTTCGACTATCCCAACGTCAACCCCGGCCGCAACACGCTGACGGTGGCGGCGAGCGCCGAAGAAAACCTGAAAAACCTGCACTGGGCGCTGTCGCGGACGACGAACTATACCGGTGTCATGAACTATATGGGCGCACGCTTTTCCGCCGACACGGCGGCGATGGAGCCGTTCATGGCCGAACTCGGCAAACGGGGTCTCGCCTATATCGACGATGGCTCGTCGGCGCGCAGCCTGGCGCCCGACCTGGCGCTGAAGGACGGCGTGCCCTTCGTCGCCGGCGACATGGCGATCGACGCGGTGCAGGATCGCGGTGCCATCCTGAAGAAACTGGACAGTCTCGAAGCCACCGCGCGGGCCAAGGGCTCTGCCGTCGGCATCGGCTCGGCCTTCGACCTGACGGTCGACACGGTCTCATCCTGGATTGCCGAGGCCAAGAAACGCGGCATCGAGATCGTGCCGATTTCGGCGGTGGCCATCGATCCGCAAAGGGTTAGCCATCGGAAGATGGCTGGAGAGACTGACTGA
- a CDS encoding S41 family peptidase — protein sequence MMRKLSLLFAGALMGASAMSLVYGAPGSSANAAGSETYKQLAIFGDIFERVRAQYVTPPDDKSLVENAINGMLSSLDPHSSYMNAEQAQDMRVQTKGEFGGLGIEVTMENDLVKVITPIDDTPAAKAGVLAGDYIAKIDGEEVRGLTLNDAVDKMRGLVNTPIKLTILRQGADKPIELTVVRDIIKVKAVKFRVENDIGYMKITSFTEKTYDDLENAIDTIKKQVPDDKLKGYVLDLRLNPGGLLDQAVSVSDAFLKRGEIVSTRGRDPKDVTRFDAKPKQVDDVNGKPIIVLVNGGSASASEIVAGALQDLRRVTVVGTQSFGKGSVQTIIPLGENGALRLTTALYYTPSGKSIQGKGITPDIKVDQPLPPELQGRDLTRGESDLKGHIKGADESSTGSGSAAYVPPDPKDDLQLIYAEQLLRGQKTDPAFPPNPEKAVLNQ from the coding sequence ATGATGCGGAAACTGTCGCTTCTGTTTGCCGGTGCGCTGATGGGCGCCTCCGCCATGAGCCTTGTCTATGGTGCTCCTGGCTCGTCGGCGAACGCTGCGGGATCGGAGACCTACAAGCAGCTGGCGATCTTCGGCGACATCTTCGAGCGGGTGCGGGCACAATATGTCACGCCGCCCGACGACAAGTCGCTGGTCGAGAACGCCATCAACGGCATGCTTTCGTCGCTTGACCCGCACTCCTCCTACATGAACGCCGAACAGGCGCAGGACATGCGCGTGCAGACCAAGGGCGAATTCGGCGGCCTCGGCATCGAGGTCACCATGGAGAACGACCTGGTCAAGGTGATCACGCCGATCGACGACACGCCTGCCGCCAAGGCTGGCGTGCTGGCCGGCGACTACATCGCCAAGATCGACGGCGAAGAGGTTCGCGGCCTGACGCTCAACGACGCGGTCGACAAGATGCGCGGCCTGGTCAACACGCCGATCAAGCTCACCATCCTGCGCCAGGGCGCCGACAAGCCGATCGAGCTGACGGTGGTGCGCGACATCATCAAGGTCAAGGCGGTCAAGTTCCGGGTCGAGAACGACATCGGCTACATGAAGATCACCTCCTTCACCGAAAAGACCTATGACGACCTCGAGAATGCCATCGACACCATCAAGAAGCAGGTGCCGGACGACAAGCTCAAGGGCTATGTGCTCGACCTGCGCCTCAATCCGGGCGGCCTGCTCGACCAGGCGGTGAGCGTGTCCGACGCCTTCCTGAAGCGCGGCGAGATCGTCTCGACGCGCGGCCGCGATCCGAAGGACGTCACCCGCTTCGACGCCAAGCCGAAGCAGGTCGACGACGTCAACGGCAAGCCGATTATCGTGCTCGTCAATGGCGGCTCGGCCAGTGCGTCCGAAATCGTCGCCGGCGCGCTGCAGGATCTGCGCCGCGTCACGGTGGTCGGCACGCAGTCCTTCGGCAAGGGTTCGGTGCAGACCATCATTCCGCTCGGCGAGAATGGTGCGCTCAGGCTGACGACGGCGCTCTATTACACGCCGTCCGGCAAGTCGATCCAGGGCAAGGGCATCACGCCCGACATCAAGGTCGACCAGCCGCTGCCGCCCGAACTGCAGGGCAGGGATTTGACGCGCGGCGAGTCCGATCTCAAGGGTCATATCAAGGGCGCCGACGAGAGCTCGACCGGCTCGGGCTCGGCCGCCTATGTGCCGCCGGATCCGAAGGACGATCTGCAGCTCATCTATGCAGAGCAGCTGCTGCGCGGTCAGAAGACCGATCCGGCCTTCCCGCCCAATCCGGAAAAGGCCGTGCTCAACCAGTAA
- a CDS encoding murein hydrolase activator EnvC family protein, protein MSEGWKSTLGPTAGSSTGRFGRARCGIAAVAVLLSLHATRAENALDMAPDPDQSRAEYEQVSKEITLSSERLAKLAADIAAVKKDHASITAALIQSAMTEQKLGQDIEDIGAKLEGLKGQQQKIRTSLVARRDVLAEVLGALQRMGLNPPPAILVKPEDALSSVRSAILLGAVVPELRQQTDSLLADLKEQTRVTASIEAERARLTEAVGEQVAEKKRLGMLLEAKQKLEADTQAQMTAEQQRSEQLAAKASSLKDLISSLEAQADKTRKAAEAAKAAAAGQPADDQTGDKTASLAALPVPEGNRLTAAAPFSALQGQIALPVTGRIKRRFGADDGNGAVMLGDMLATQSGAIVTAPADGNVLYAGPFRSYGQLLILNAGDGYHVVLAGMSRISVVTGQSVLAGEPVGAMGEARVASTSVSKNGNATPELYVEFRKDGKPVDPAPWWADRFSGRT, encoded by the coding sequence ATGTCTGAAGGCTGGAAATCGACACTGGGCCCAACAGCGGGCTCATCAACCGGGCGCTTTGGGCGCGCGCGCTGCGGCATCGCGGCGGTGGCGGTGCTTTTGTCGTTGCATGCCACCCGGGCCGAGAACGCGCTCGACATGGCGCCCGATCCGGACCAGAGCCGCGCCGAGTACGAACAGGTTTCCAAGGAAATAACGCTGTCGTCGGAACGGCTGGCCAAGCTCGCCGCCGATATCGCCGCGGTCAAGAAGGACCATGCCTCTATCACCGCGGCGCTGATCCAGTCGGCGATGACCGAGCAGAAACTTGGCCAGGACATCGAGGACATCGGCGCCAAGCTGGAAGGGCTCAAGGGCCAGCAACAGAAGATCCGCACCTCTCTTGTGGCGCGGCGCGACGTGCTGGCCGAAGTGCTGGGCGCGCTGCAGCGCATGGGCCTCAACCCGCCGCCGGCGATCCTGGTCAAGCCGGAGGACGCGCTGTCGTCGGTGCGCAGCGCCATCCTGCTCGGCGCCGTGGTGCCGGAATTGCGCCAGCAGACCGATAGCCTGCTGGCCGACCTCAAGGAGCAGACCCGGGTGACGGCCTCGATCGAGGCCGAACGGGCGCGGCTGACGGAAGCGGTCGGCGAGCAGGTGGCGGAAAAGAAGCGGCTCGGCATGCTGCTCGAAGCCAAGCAGAAGCTCGAGGCCGATACGCAGGCGCAAATGACGGCCGAGCAGCAGCGCTCCGAGCAGTTGGCGGCCAAGGCTTCCAGCCTGAAGGACCTGATCTCCTCGCTCGAAGCGCAGGCCGACAAGACCCGCAAGGCCGCGGAAGCCGCAAAGGCAGCCGCCGCGGGCCAGCCGGCTGACGATCAGACGGGCGACAAGACGGCATCGCTGGCAGCACTGCCGGTCCCCGAAGGCAACCGGCTCACCGCAGCAGCTCCCTTTTCGGCGCTGCAGGGGCAGATCGCGCTGCCGGTCACCGGCCGCATCAAACGCCGCTTTGGCGCCGATGACGGTAACGGCGCAGTGATGCTTGGAGACATGCTTGCGACACAATCGGGAGCCATCGTCACCGCGCCGGCGGATGGGAATGTGCTTTATGCGGGGCCGTTTCGCTCCTATGGTCAACTCTTGATCCTCAATGCCGGGGACGGCTATCATGTCGTTCTGGCGGGGATGAGCAGAATCAGCGTCGTGACTGGCCAGTCGGTGCTCGCAGGAGAGCCGGTCGGCGCGATGGGAGAGGCCCGGGTGGCAAGCACCTCGGTTTCGAAGAATGGAAATGCCACGCCGGAACTTTATGTCGAGTTCCGCAAGGATGGAAAACCCGTCGATCCGGCCCCATGGTGGGCGGACCGTTTTTCTGGAAGGACGTGA
- the rlmH gene encoding 23S rRNA (pseudouridine(1915)-N(3))-methyltransferase RlmH, with amino-acid sequence MKISVHAVGRMKTGPERELADRYFERFAKSGPAVGLEFAGITEIAEGRSQSATERQRDEGSRLQAQLQPGTALILLDERGKSLSSQDFANRIGQLRDGGRKALVLAIGGADGHDPSLRDQAELVLSFGALTWPHQLVRVMLGEQLYRVATILSGHPYHRS; translated from the coding sequence ATGAAGATTTCAGTTCATGCCGTGGGCCGAATGAAAACCGGTCCCGAGCGGGAGTTGGCCGACCGCTATTTCGAACGCTTCGCCAAGAGCGGGCCCGCGGTCGGGCTCGAATTCGCCGGGATTACCGAGATCGCCGAGGGCCGGTCGCAGAGCGCTACCGAGCGCCAGCGTGACGAGGGCTCGAGGCTGCAGGCGCAGCTGCAGCCGGGCACGGCACTGATCCTGCTCGATGAGCGCGGCAAGAGCCTTTCCTCGCAGGATTTCGCCAATCGTATCGGACAGTTGCGCGACGGCGGGCGCAAGGCGCTGGTGCTGGCTATCGGTGGCGCCGACGGCCACGATCCGTCGCTGCGCGACCAGGCCGAGCTGGTGCTGTCGTTCGGTGCGCTGACCTGGCCGCATCAGCTGGTGCGGGTGATGCTGGGCGAGCAGCTCTACAGGGTAGCGACGATCCTTTCCGGCCACCCCTATCATCGCTCCTGA
- the rsfS gene encoding ribosome silencing factor, protein MPSPARISVDDAVSRAIKTVLASLEDSKAENIVSIDIQGKSSLGDYMVVASGRSHRHVSAVADHLLKALKDAGLGTARVEGLSGADWVLIDSGDIIVHVFRPEVREFYNLEKMWQAPDLEEETLH, encoded by the coding sequence ATGCCTTCGCCGGCCAGGATCAGCGTAGACGACGCCGTGTCCCGTGCCATCAAGACAGTCCTTGCCAGTCTGGAAGACTCCAAGGCCGAAAATATTGTCTCAATCGACATTCAGGGGAAATCGAGCCTCGGCGACTACATGGTCGTCGCGTCGGGTCGATCGCACCGTCATGTCTCGGCTGTCGCCGACCATCTCCTCAAGGCGCTCAAAGATGCCGGCCTCGGCACCGCGCGCGTCGAGGGGCTGTCCGGTGCCGACTGGGTCCTGATCGATTCGGGCGATATCATTGTCCATGTCTTCCGCCCTGAAGTCCGCGAATTCTACAATCTCGAAAAGATGTGGCAGGCGCCGGATCTCGAGGAAGAGACCCTTCATTAA